Proteins encoded in a region of the Paenibacillus sp. E222 genome:
- the nusA gene encoding transcription termination factor NusA, with amino-acid sequence MSMDFIEAMNELEREKGISKDVLFEAIEAALISSYKRNFNTAQNVRVDMNRNTGVIRVYARKLIVEEVLDSRTEISLPAAREINPHFQLEDIAEIEVTPRDFGRIAAQTAKQVVTQRIREAERGLIYNAFVDKEEDIVTGVVQRQDLRNIYIDLGKIEAALPLTELMPNEKFVHGDRIKAYITKVENTTKGPQIILSRTHPGLLKRLFELEVPEIFDGVVEIRSVAREAGFRSKIAVHSRNEEVDPVGSCVGPKGMRVQTIVGELRGEKIDIVRFSDQVDEYVANALSPSKVLEVQVFEEEKMARVIVPDYQLSLAIGIKGQNARLAAKLTGWKIDIKSESQAEQEFGREKDSSSEMHQDSVSVD; translated from the coding sequence ATGAGTATGGATTTTATTGAAGCAATGAATGAATTGGAGCGGGAAAAAGGGATCAGCAAGGATGTGCTGTTTGAAGCGATCGAGGCAGCACTCATCTCCAGCTACAAGCGTAATTTCAACACCGCCCAGAATGTGCGTGTTGACATGAACCGTAATACGGGTGTTATCCGGGTATACGCCCGCAAATTGATCGTAGAAGAAGTTCTGGATTCACGTACCGAAATTTCATTGCCTGCTGCACGAGAGATCAACCCACACTTCCAGCTGGAAGATATTGCGGAGATTGAAGTTACGCCGCGTGATTTCGGACGTATCGCCGCACAGACTGCCAAACAGGTAGTGACCCAGCGGATTCGTGAAGCCGAACGCGGCCTGATCTACAACGCTTTCGTTGATAAGGAAGAAGATATCGTTACGGGAGTGGTGCAGCGTCAGGATTTGCGCAATATCTACATCGATCTGGGCAAAATCGAAGCGGCCTTACCGCTGACCGAATTGATGCCGAACGAGAAGTTTGTTCATGGTGACCGTATTAAAGCGTACATCACCAAGGTCGAGAATACGACCAAAGGGCCGCAAATCATTTTGTCCCGTACCCATCCGGGCTTGTTGAAACGTCTCTTTGAACTGGAAGTACCTGAAATTTTTGACGGTGTGGTCGAGATTCGCTCCGTCGCCCGTGAAGCGGGCTTCCGCTCCAAGATTGCTGTTCATTCCCGCAATGAGGAAGTTGATCCGGTTGGATCATGTGTAGGTCCGAAGGGAATGCGCGTGCAGACCATTGTGGGTGAGCTGCGCGGTGAAAAAATTGACATCGTTCGTTTCTCCGACCAGGTAGACGAATATGTGGCTAATGCACTTAGTCCTTCCAAAGTATTGGAAGTTCAAGTATTCGAGGAAGAAAAGATGGCTCGGGTTATTGTTCCTGACTATCAGCTGTCCCTCGCCATTGGGATCAAAGGCCAAAATGCCCGATTGGCAGCCAAACTGACCGGCTGGAAAATCGACATTAAGAGCGAGAGCCAGGCGGAACAGGAATTCGGCAGAGAGAAAGATTCTTCTTCGGAAATGCACCAAGATTCCGTCTCCGTCGACTAA
- the rpsO gene encoding 30S ribosomal protein S15, with protein sequence MALTQERKQQLIDEHKTHESDTGSPEVQVAILTENIRSLTDHLRTHKKDHHSRRGLLKMVGQRRKLLAYVKNKDVKRYSALIEKLGLRR encoded by the coding sequence ATGGCATTGACTCAAGAACGTAAACAACAACTGATCGACGAGCACAAAACTCATGAGTCCGATACTGGATCACCTGAGGTGCAAGTTGCTATCCTTACGGAAAACATCAGAAGTTTGACAGACCACTTGCGTACGCATAAGAAAGACCACCACTCACGTCGTGGACTTTTGAAAATGGTAGGTCAACGTCGTAAGCTTTTGGCTTACGTGAAAAACAAAGATGTTAAACGTTACAGCGCACTGATCGAAAAACTCGGATTGCGTCGTTAA
- the rnpM gene encoding RNase P modulator RnpM, with translation MKTKKVPLRKCVACQEMMPKKQLIRIVKTPEDEVLIDLTGKKSGRGAYLCGKESCFKLALKNRSLDRALKGKVSPEIYEQLAADFVAVEDEFIAAQEREHDE, from the coding sequence ATGAAAACAAAAAAAGTACCGCTGCGCAAATGTGTGGCGTGTCAGGAAATGATGCCCAAAAAGCAGCTGATCCGTATCGTTAAAACGCCAGAGGATGAAGTGCTGATCGATTTGACTGGCAAAAAATCCGGACGTGGTGCTTATTTATGCGGCAAAGAGTCCTGTTTTAAGCTTGCACTCAAAAACCGGTCTTTGGATCGGGCGCTAAAAGGCAAAGTCTCACCGGAAATTTATGAGCAATTGGCAGCTGATTTCGTTGCGGTAGAGGACGAATTCATCGCAGCGCAGGAGCGTGAACATGATGAATAA
- the infB gene encoding translation initiation factor IF-2, which translates to MSKQENKDKLRVYEYAKSLNMSSKEIITILKKLDIPVNNHMSVMENGSVGKVEQFFKDIKSTAASKQSNEAKSVATSSVRSDKTVDSNKPAGGVNTPNSSKPSGSPVQTKIQQEKQVGMNNRPNSNNNNGSQRPSGQDSRNRTNSSQGSSQGGQSSNRPRPAQGGQSSTASRPQSTGQRPSNTGGGQTRSAGPNSGGNTGTGGNRTGGQGQSSGQGQRRGGQGNSGNNNNSGNRSNSGGGGRRYDDNRGGNFRGNRGGKNNRNRNQQQYQQREKIDNTPKKIIVRGDMTVGETAKLLHKDASEVIKKLIAMGVMATINQELDIETILLLAGEFGVEVEVKIVLEDDRFETLEENDDPADLQSRPPVVTIMGHVDHGKTTLLDAIRSTNVTGGEAGGITQHIGAYQVEINNKKITFLDTPGHEAFTAMRARGAQVTDITIIVVAADDGVMPQTVEAINHAKAAGLPIIVAVNKIDKPGADADKVKQELTNYELVPEEWGGDTIFVNVSAKQRIGLEGLLEMILLVAEVNEYKANPDKRARGTVIEAELDKGRGPVARILVQHGTLKVGDAFVAGNCFGRVRAMVNDKGRRLKEAGPSTPVEITGLTEVPGAGDPFMVFEDERKARSIADKRAITQRESDLGTNTRVTLDDLFQHIKDGEIKDLNVIIKGDVQGSVEALKGSLAKIEVEGVRVKIIHSGAGAITESDIILAAASNAIVIGFNVRPDNQAKATADQEQVDIRLHRVIYSVIEEIEQAMKGMLDPIYKEKVIGHAEVRSTFSISKVGTIAGCMVTSGKITRSAEARLIRDGIVLYEGKLDSLKRYKDDAKEVAQGYECGITLDKYNDLKEGDVIEAFIMETVQR; encoded by the coding sequence TTGAGTAAACAGGAAAACAAGGATAAATTGCGAGTTTATGAATATGCGAAGTCCCTTAATATGAGTAGTAAAGAAATTATAACCATTCTTAAAAAGCTGGATATTCCCGTAAACAATCATATGAGTGTCATGGAGAATGGTTCAGTCGGTAAGGTGGAACAATTTTTTAAAGATATAAAATCCACTGCCGCTTCCAAACAAAGCAACGAAGCAAAATCCGTTGCTACTTCGTCAGTGCGCAGTGACAAAACAGTGGACAGCAACAAGCCGGCCGGCGGAGTGAACACGCCGAATAGCAGCAAACCATCCGGTAGTCCCGTACAAACAAAAATACAACAGGAAAAGCAGGTAGGTATGAACAATAGACCAAATTCCAACAATAACAATGGCTCCCAAAGACCTAGCGGCCAAGACAGCCGCAACAGAACAAACTCTTCCCAAGGCTCAAGCCAAGGAGGACAATCCAGTAATCGTCCAAGACCAGCTCAAGGTGGACAAAGCAGTACAGCATCCCGTCCTCAAAGTACGGGTCAACGTCCATCGAACACTGGTGGCGGTCAAACAAGAAGCGCAGGACCGAACAGCGGTGGCAACACGGGCACTGGCGGCAACCGTACTGGTGGCCAAGGACAGAGCTCAGGACAAGGCCAACGCAGAGGCGGTCAAGGTAATTCCGGCAATAACAACAATAGCGGCAATCGTTCGAACAGCGGTGGCGGTGGACGTCGTTATGACGACAACCGTGGCGGCAACTTCCGCGGTAATCGTGGTGGCAAGAACAATCGCAACAGAAATCAACAACAGTATCAACAACGTGAGAAAATCGATAACACACCTAAGAAAATCATCGTACGTGGTGATATGACTGTTGGTGAAACAGCGAAGCTGCTTCATAAAGATGCTTCCGAAGTTATCAAAAAACTCATCGCAATGGGTGTTATGGCAACGATTAACCAAGAGCTTGATATCGAAACAATCCTGCTGCTTGCTGGAGAGTTCGGTGTTGAGGTTGAAGTGAAAATTGTCCTTGAAGATGACCGCTTCGAAACTCTGGAAGAGAATGATGATCCTGCAGATTTGCAATCTCGTCCACCGGTAGTTACGATCATGGGTCACGTTGACCATGGTAAAACAACATTGCTTGATGCGATTCGTTCAACGAATGTAACGGGCGGAGAAGCAGGCGGTATCACGCAGCATATCGGTGCTTATCAAGTTGAAATTAACAACAAAAAAATTACGTTCCTGGATACACCGGGTCACGAAGCGTTTACCGCTATGCGTGCACGTGGAGCACAGGTTACGGATATTACCATTATTGTTGTAGCTGCAGATGATGGTGTTATGCCACAAACCGTTGAGGCGATTAACCATGCCAAAGCGGCTGGACTGCCAATTATCGTAGCTGTCAACAAAATTGATAAGCCGGGTGCAGATGCAGATAAAGTAAAACAAGAATTGACTAACTATGAACTCGTTCCGGAAGAGTGGGGCGGCGACACCATCTTTGTTAACGTTTCGGCGAAACAAAGAATTGGTCTGGAAGGTCTGCTTGAAATGATCCTGCTCGTTGCAGAAGTGAACGAGTACAAAGCGAACCCGGACAAACGTGCCCGTGGTACAGTGATCGAAGCCGAGCTGGATAAAGGACGTGGCCCAGTTGCCCGTATTCTTGTACAGCACGGTACACTGAAAGTCGGAGATGCTTTTGTTGCAGGTAACTGTTTCGGTCGCGTACGTGCGATGGTGAATGACAAAGGTCGCCGTTTAAAAGAAGCTGGACCTTCAACACCTGTAGAAATTACCGGTCTGACTGAAGTTCCAGGTGCGGGAGATCCATTCATGGTGTTCGAGGATGAGCGTAAAGCGCGTTCTATCGCCGACAAACGTGCCATTACACAACGTGAATCCGATCTGGGTACAAACACACGTGTGACATTGGACGATTTGTTCCAACACATCAAAGACGGTGAAATCAAAGACCTGAACGTTATCATCAAAGGTGACGTACAAGGTTCGGTTGAAGCATTGAAAGGTTCCCTTGCGAAGATCGAAGTTGAAGGTGTACGCGTGAAAATCATTCATAGCGGCGCTGGTGCGATCACAGAGTCCGACATCATTTTGGCTGCAGCATCCAATGCCATCGTGATTGGTTTCAACGTTCGTCCTGATAATCAGGCGAAAGCGACGGCAGATCAAGAGCAAGTAGACATTCGTCTGCATCGCGTGATCTACAGCGTTATCGAAGAAATTGAACAAGCGATGAAAGGTATGCTTGATCCGATTTACAAAGAAAAAGTAATCGGTCATGCTGAAGTTCGTAGCACGTTCTCCATCAGTAAAGTCGGCACCATTGCTGGATGTATGGTTACCTCTGGTAAAATTACGCGTTCCGCGGAAGCACGCCTGATTCGTGATGGAATCGTCCTTTACGAAGGCAAGCTGGATTCCCTGAAACGTTACAAAGATGATGCCAAAGAAGTAGCTCAAGGCTATGAGTGTGGTATCACGCTGGATAAATACAATGATCTCAAAGAAGGCGACGTTATCGAAGCCTTCATTATGGAGACAGTACAACGATAA
- the pnp gene encoding polyribonucleotide nucleotidyltransferase — MEQRVEMQLGGRTLTLETGRLAKQANAAVKVTYGDTVVLCTVTASSEPKDLDFFPLTVNYEERLYAVGKIPGGFIKREGRPSEKAILSSRLTDRPIRPLFPEGFRNDVQVLNIVMSVDQDCEPQIAAMIGTSAALSISDVPFSGPIGGVKVGRINGEFIINPTIAQLEVSEIELVVAGTKDAIMMVEAEANEVPEEIMLEAIMFGHDEIKNIVAVIEQLVQVAGKEKMAVKLHAVNAEVNSSVREFASARLVEAVKIAEKHARQDAIDAVNDETVAHFEEKYIETPELLKDVKEVLHDIVKEEVRRLITHDKVRPDGRGLAEIRPIECDTSLLPRTHGSGLFTRGQTQALSVCTLGALGDVQILDGISLEETKRFMHHYNFPPFSVGEARPLRAPGRREIGHGALGERALSKVIPSETDFPYTIRLVSEVLESNGSTSQASICASTLAMMDAGVPIKAPVAGVAMGLIKDGDHVSILSDIQGMEDHLGDMDFKVAGTPDGVTAIQMDIKIDGIDRQILSEALAQAKEGRMHILSKMTEVMKTPREQLSQYAPKITTMHINPDKIRDVIGAGGKIINKIIEETGVKIDIEQDGRVFIASSNQEMNDKAKSIIEGIVREVLVGEIYVGKVKRVEKFGAFVEVLPNKEGLVHISQLSTERVAKVEDVVAIGDSITVKVTEIDPQGRINLSRKAVLTAEAPAQS, encoded by the coding sequence ATGGAACAGCGTGTTGAAATGCAGCTTGGTGGAAGAACGCTTACGCTTGAAACAGGGCGTTTGGCCAAGCAGGCTAATGCTGCCGTTAAGGTAACGTACGGGGATACCGTTGTATTGTGTACCGTGACAGCATCAAGTGAGCCTAAAGATCTGGACTTTTTCCCATTAACGGTAAACTATGAAGAAAGATTGTATGCCGTAGGTAAAATCCCAGGTGGATTTATTAAACGTGAAGGCAGACCAAGTGAGAAAGCAATTCTTTCGAGCCGTTTGACAGACCGTCCAATCCGTCCTTTGTTCCCGGAAGGTTTCCGGAATGATGTACAAGTACTTAATATCGTTATGAGTGTGGATCAGGACTGCGAACCGCAAATTGCTGCCATGATCGGTACATCGGCTGCACTGAGCATTTCGGATGTTCCATTTAGCGGACCGATTGGTGGCGTGAAAGTTGGACGTATTAATGGTGAGTTCATCATTAACCCAACGATTGCACAGCTTGAGGTAAGTGAGATTGAACTGGTTGTTGCAGGAACCAAAGATGCCATCATGATGGTTGAAGCGGAAGCGAACGAAGTTCCGGAAGAAATCATGCTTGAAGCAATCATGTTCGGACATGACGAGATCAAGAACATTGTTGCAGTCATTGAACAACTCGTACAAGTGGCTGGTAAAGAAAAAATGGCTGTGAAATTGCATGCCGTTAATGCTGAAGTGAACAGCAGTGTACGTGAGTTCGCCAGTGCTCGTCTGGTTGAAGCGGTTAAAATTGCTGAGAAACATGCGCGTCAGGATGCAATCGATGCCGTGAATGACGAAACCGTTGCTCACTTCGAAGAGAAGTATATTGAGACTCCAGAACTGCTCAAAGATGTGAAAGAAGTGCTGCACGATATCGTTAAAGAAGAAGTGCGTCGTCTTATCACACATGATAAAGTTCGTCCGGATGGACGTGGACTCGCTGAGATCCGTCCAATTGAATGTGATACTTCCCTGCTGCCACGTACTCACGGTTCAGGTCTGTTCACTCGTGGACAAACACAGGCGCTCAGCGTTTGTACTCTTGGTGCACTGGGTGATGTTCAGATTTTGGACGGAATCAGTCTTGAAGAAACGAAACGTTTCATGCATCACTACAACTTCCCACCGTTCAGCGTAGGTGAAGCTCGTCCATTGCGTGCTCCAGGTCGTCGCGAAATCGGACATGGTGCTCTGGGTGAGCGTGCTCTTTCCAAAGTAATTCCTTCCGAAACAGACTTCCCATACACGATTCGTCTGGTATCCGAAGTATTGGAATCGAACGGTTCAACTTCCCAGGCAAGTATCTGTGCCAGCACATTGGCTATGATGGATGCAGGTGTACCAATTAAAGCTCCAGTAGCTGGTGTAGCTATGGGTCTGATTAAAGACGGAGATCATGTATCCATCCTGAGCGATATTCAAGGTATGGAAGATCACCTCGGTGACATGGACTTCAAAGTAGCAGGAACACCTGATGGTGTAACAGCTATTCAAATGGACATCAAAATTGATGGTATTGATCGTCAAATTTTGTCCGAAGCATTGGCTCAAGCCAAAGAAGGTCGTATGCACATCTTGAGCAAAATGACCGAAGTGATGAAAACTCCACGTGAGCAGTTGTCACAATATGCGCCTAAAATTACAACCATGCATATCAATCCGGACAAAATCCGTGATGTTATCGGTGCAGGTGGTAAAATTATCAACAAAATCATCGAGGAAACCGGTGTTAAAATTGATATTGAACAGGATGGACGTGTCTTTATCGCCTCTTCAAACCAAGAGATGAATGATAAAGCCAAATCGATCATCGAGGGCATTGTGCGTGAAGTACTGGTCGGCGAGATCTATGTAGGTAAAGTAAAACGTGTTGAGAAGTTTGGTGCTTTCGTTGAGGTGCTGCCGAACAAAGAAGGTCTGGTACACATCTCACAATTGTCTACAGAGCGTGTTGCTAAAGTGGAGGATGTTGTTGCCATTGGTGATTCCATTACGGTAAAAGTAACGGAAATTGACCCTCAAGGCCGTATCAACTTGTCCCGCAAAGCCGTATTAACTGCTGAAGCTCCGGCTCAATCATAG
- a CDS encoding YlxQ family RNA-binding protein, whose protein sequence is MMNNKTLSYLGLSMRAGKLVTGEEIVLKAIRSSEAKMVIVAGDASANTQKKFRDKCGTYNVPLVIGFDRDSLGSSIGKETRVVLAVTDRGFAKMISKQVGIMSEVEYIE, encoded by the coding sequence ATGATGAATAATAAAACATTGTCTTATCTGGGACTCTCCATGCGTGCAGGCAAACTTGTAACAGGTGAAGAAATTGTACTTAAAGCGATCCGTTCTTCCGAAGCTAAAATGGTTATTGTTGCGGGTGACGCCTCGGCCAATACACAAAAGAAATTTCGCGACAAATGTGGGACATATAACGTTCCACTGGTGATCGGATTTGACCGGGATAGTCTGGGCTCAAGTATCGGTAAAGAAACGCGGGTTGTTCTTGCAGTAACGGATCGAGGGTTTGCAAAAATGATCTCCAAGCAAGTCGGTATAATGTCGGAGGTGGAGTATATTGAGTAA
- the rimP gene encoding ribosome maturation factor RimP, giving the protein MSTTNIKSTVEEMIQPYLNEQGFELVDIEYVKEGSNWFLRVYVDKEGGIDIDDCVLISEKLSAKLDENDPIPTIYFLEVSSPGAERPLKKPEDVAKSVGKNVFVTTYEPVNGIKEFEGKLLSFDNGELVIEAGKKQHAILYDKVASARLAILF; this is encoded by the coding sequence TTGAGCACAACGAACATTAAATCTACCGTGGAAGAAATGATCCAACCCTACTTGAACGAACAAGGCTTCGAGCTGGTTGACATCGAATACGTCAAAGAAGGCAGCAACTGGTTTTTACGGGTGTATGTCGACAAAGAGGGTGGCATCGACATCGACGATTGTGTCTTGATCAGCGAAAAGCTAAGCGCCAAGCTGGATGAGAACGATCCGATTCCAACCATCTATTTCCTTGAAGTGTCTTCTCCCGGTGCGGAGCGTCCACTGAAGAAACCGGAGGACGTTGCCAAATCCGTAGGCAAAAATGTATTTGTTACAACCTACGAGCCGGTAAATGGTATAAAGGAATTTGAAGGCAAGCTGCTTTCCTTTGATAACGGGGAACTTGTGATCGAAGCAGGCAAGAAACAGCATGCCATTCTTTATGACAAGGTTGCGAGTGCGCGCCTGGCCATTCTGTTTTAA
- a CDS encoding bifunctional oligoribonuclease/PAP phosphatase NrnA, with the protein MHTYEQALQDGKQFLLEHDDYLVVSHVQPDGDAVSSTVTVGWLLSCLGKTFTMINEGEIPQRMNFLWEAGKIVNMTEQPPERKYKAIICVDCADFSRVGLTRHYFAEDAVILNIDHHPTNDAYGTVNIIKPDAAATAEILFDFLNLFPVKWNKDVATAVYTGLLTDTGGFRYANTSPNVMTTASKLLEHGVDGPYLAQILLEQVTLPQVRILNQALSSLQMTDDGRIAWVVITPEDMIACGAANEDLEGVVNYPRNIQGVEVGIFFKVINDNAVKVSLRSAGKVDVAALAQNFGGGGHVLAAGCRVEGKLEDIVTLVLKQVNTQW; encoded by the coding sequence ATGCACACTTATGAACAGGCGCTTCAGGACGGAAAGCAATTTCTGCTGGAGCATGATGATTACCTGGTCGTGTCGCATGTACAGCCGGACGGTGACGCAGTCAGCTCGACGGTAACGGTGGGCTGGCTGCTGTCATGTCTGGGCAAGACATTCACGATGATTAATGAAGGTGAAATTCCACAGCGCATGAATTTTTTGTGGGAAGCTGGCAAGATTGTGAACATGACCGAACAACCACCGGAACGGAAATATAAAGCGATAATCTGTGTGGATTGTGCAGACTTTTCCAGAGTAGGCCTGACTCGACATTATTTCGCAGAAGATGCTGTCATTTTAAATATTGATCATCATCCAACCAATGACGCGTATGGTACAGTAAACATCATTAAGCCAGATGCCGCAGCAACAGCTGAAATTCTATTTGATTTCCTCAACCTTTTCCCAGTGAAATGGAATAAGGATGTGGCTACAGCAGTCTATACGGGGTTGCTAACAGACACAGGTGGATTCCGCTATGCCAATACGAGTCCTAATGTGATGACCACCGCATCCAAATTGCTTGAACATGGTGTGGACGGACCTTATCTTGCACAGATTTTGCTTGAACAGGTTACGCTTCCCCAAGTCCGTATATTGAATCAGGCACTTTCAAGTCTGCAAATGACTGACGATGGCAGGATTGCTTGGGTAGTCATTACACCAGAAGATATGATCGCTTGTGGAGCGGCCAATGAAGATCTTGAAGGGGTAGTCAATTACCCGCGTAACATTCAAGGTGTGGAAGTGGGCATCTTTTTTAAAGTGATCAATGACAATGCGGTGAAAGTATCTCTTCGGTCTGCTGGCAAGGTTGATGTGGCCGCGCTTGCACAGAACTTTGGTGGAGGCGGACATGTTCTCGCAGCTGGATGTCGCGTAGAAGGCAAGTTGGAAGATATCGTCACACTCGTGCTGAAGCAGGTGAATACTCAATGGTAA
- a CDS encoding bifunctional riboflavin kinase/FAD synthetase, translating into MIVKTVMLTYPQTLQSAVQGTHPQVLAIGQFDGLHLGHASVILSAVRIARETGMQAAVMTFHPHPKEVMRKGDYEGYLTPLRDKEDILAGMGVDVLYVVEFNEEFSKLTPQQFAHDLLLPLQTRTAVVGFDFRFGHKGAGDEQLLRTLGEGEMTVETVPPFLLNGEKVSSSLIRGLLKRGEMDEASQWLGRPYSIRGIVIHGEKRGRTIGFPTANLELTDHYVTPAKGVYAVRVQYGEQELRGVMNLGVKPTFHENGMKPTFEVHLLDFDGQIYDQELKVDLVHYIRAERKFDSIDALISQIREDALTAARLLT; encoded by the coding sequence ATGATTGTGAAAACCGTAATGCTAACCTATCCGCAGACGTTACAATCGGCTGTTCAGGGCACACATCCCCAAGTGCTTGCGATCGGTCAATTTGACGGGCTGCATCTCGGACATGCAAGTGTCATTTTGTCAGCTGTCCGCATTGCACGCGAAACGGGCATGCAGGCAGCGGTGATGACCTTTCATCCTCATCCGAAGGAAGTTATGCGCAAAGGGGATTACGAGGGTTATCTAACTCCCTTGAGAGATAAAGAAGACATCCTGGCAGGGATGGGTGTAGACGTACTTTATGTGGTTGAATTCAATGAGGAGTTCTCAAAATTGACGCCGCAGCAGTTTGCACATGATCTGCTGCTTCCGCTTCAGACTCGAACAGCGGTCGTTGGTTTTGACTTCCGCTTCGGTCACAAGGGAGCAGGGGATGAGCAGCTTCTTCGCACATTGGGAGAAGGCGAAATGACGGTGGAAACTGTACCTCCATTCCTGTTAAATGGTGAGAAGGTAAGCAGTTCTCTCATTCGTGGCCTATTGAAACGTGGAGAAATGGACGAAGCCAGCCAATGGCTCGGCCGACCTTACAGCATCAGGGGAATTGTAATTCATGGAGAGAAACGTGGGCGGACCATTGGTTTTCCTACCGCTAACCTTGAACTTACGGATCATTATGTTACGCCAGCGAAAGGCGTTTACGCTGTTCGTGTGCAGTATGGGGAGCAGGAACTGCGTGGCGTTATGAACCTTGGTGTGAAACCTACCTTTCACGAAAACGGGATGAAACCTACGTTTGAGGTGCACTTGCTTGATTTTGATGGGCAGATATATGACCAGGAATTAAAGGTTGATCTCGTTCACTACATTCGTGCAGAGCGAAAATTTGACTCTATTGATGCTTTGATCAGTCAGATTCGTGAAGATGCATTAACCGCCGCCCGCCTGTTAACCTAA
- the rbfA gene encoding 30S ribosome-binding factor RbfA, with amino-acid sequence MAKIRTGRVGEQIKKELSLLIQSELKDPRIGFITVTGVEVTGDLSQAKVYLSVFGEQEQKDNSLKALAKANGFLRSELGKRIRFRHVPELIFKIDESIAYGSRIEKLLGDIGTDKNESE; translated from the coding sequence ATGGCTAAGATTCGTACAGGTAGAGTGGGCGAGCAGATTAAGAAAGAATTAAGTCTGCTCATCCAGTCTGAACTGAAAGATCCTCGTATCGGCTTTATTACCGTAACGGGAGTCGAAGTTACAGGCGACTTGTCGCAAGCCAAGGTTTATCTGAGTGTCTTCGGTGAACAGGAACAAAAGGATAACTCGCTTAAAGCGTTGGCAAAAGCAAATGGATTTTTGCGTTCGGAACTGGGCAAGCGTATCCGTTTTCGACATGTTCCCGAGTTGATATTCAAGATTGACGAATCTATTGCATATGGCAGCCGAATTGAGAAGCTGCTTGGTGATATCGGTACCGACAAGAACGAATCCGAGTAA
- the truB gene encoding tRNA pseudouridine(55) synthase TruB, producing the protein MVKPFEGILPVYKPAGFTSHDVVAKMRRILKMKRIGHTGTLDPQVTGVLPLCLGRATRVVEYMQELPKEYLATLRLGLSTDTEDMTGEVIERSEKAVEVTEEQVQQVLEQFVGTISQVPPMYSAVKVDGKRLYELAREGKTVERKSREVTIYELELTGIENQGDTTDISFRALCSKGTYIRTLCVDIGKKLGYPSTMLHLERTISAGISADHCLHFEEVEQRMTDGTLAEVLIPVDEAISSIPAHTVGADQAKGALQGQKLSARLLEPPAEQPGLLRLYDQDGTFLGIFERDELKATVRAVKVFLPE; encoded by the coding sequence ATGGTAAAACCATTCGAAGGTATACTTCCGGTGTACAAACCAGCGGGATTTACTTCTCATGATGTTGTGGCCAAAATGCGTCGCATTCTCAAAATGAAACGTATTGGTCATACCGGTACATTGGACCCGCAAGTTACTGGCGTACTTCCGCTCTGTCTTGGACGGGCAACCCGTGTGGTGGAGTACATGCAGGAGCTTCCCAAGGAATACCTGGCAACGCTACGTCTGGGTCTGTCTACAGACACGGAGGATATGACGGGTGAGGTTATTGAGCGGTCGGAGAAGGCCGTTGAAGTGACAGAGGAACAGGTTCAGCAGGTGCTTGAGCAATTCGTAGGCACTATCTCACAGGTTCCGCCTATGTATTCTGCGGTCAAAGTGGATGGGAAACGCCTCTACGAGCTTGCTCGTGAAGGCAAGACGGTAGAGCGCAAGAGCCGTGAAGTTACGATCTATGAGCTCGAATTGACAGGAATTGAAAATCAAGGCGACACTACGGATATATCGTTCCGCGCTTTATGTTCCAAAGGGACATATATTCGAACGTTATGCGTGGATATCGGCAAAAAATTGGGATATCCGTCTACTATGCTACACCTGGAGCGCACGATATCGGCAGGGATTTCTGCTGATCATTGCCTTCATTTTGAAGAAGTGGAACAACGTATGACTGATGGAACATTAGCCGAAGTGTTGATTCCGGTTGATGAAGCCATTTCGTCCATTCCGGCACATACGGTGGGTGCGGATCAAGCCAAAGGAGCACTTCAGGGCCAGAAATTGTCGGCGCGTTTGCTCGAACCGCCTGCAGAGCAACCTGGTCTACTGCGGTTATATGATCAGGATGGAACGTTTCTGGGGATATTTGAGCGGGATGAATTGAAAGCAACGGTGAGAGCTGTTAAAGTCTTTTTACCGGAATAA